One region of Natronolimnobius baerhuensis genomic DNA includes:
- the priS gene encoding DNA primase small subunit PriS, producing MEERTRAYLRGRFRDHYRRTEITPPPAANEREWGFIPWTEGPDTTMVRHRSLLELGDLSEFLVRKRPRHVYFSAGHFRDPGASSMHAKDWQSADLVFDLDADHLPNVTLGEDSYAEMLATCKDALIRLLEFLEDDFAFEDMQIVFSGGRGYHVHVRDTNILELDREHRREIVDYVRGIGLEYEELIETETVAGLGRKTPTERRTLQIEGGWGKRTHEHFMAFVDELLAMDEDDALERLQAFDGIGEGKATATLNAARNNREGLESGNVTVHTAVSQLAERFAQTAVERDNAPIDEPVTTDTNRLIRLPGSLHGGSGLKTVRLERDEIADFDPLTDAVPKTFTGQEIAVDVTQGGEVDLGGDSFTIAAGDQSLPEYVAVFLMARGRAEKETE from the coding sequence ATGGAGGAGCGAACGCGAGCGTATCTGCGGGGGCGATTTCGTGACCATTACCGCCGGACGGAGATTACACCGCCACCTGCAGCCAACGAACGCGAGTGGGGCTTTATCCCCTGGACTGAGGGGCCAGATACAACCATGGTCCGTCACCGTTCGCTACTCGAGTTAGGCGATCTCTCCGAATTTCTCGTCCGAAAGCGCCCGCGCCACGTTTACTTCTCCGCGGGACACTTTCGGGATCCGGGCGCGAGTTCGATGCACGCCAAAGACTGGCAATCTGCCGATCTCGTCTTCGATCTCGACGCTGACCACCTCCCGAACGTCACACTCGGCGAGGATTCCTACGCGGAGATGCTTGCAACGTGTAAAGATGCCCTCATCCGATTGCTCGAGTTCCTCGAAGACGACTTCGCATTCGAAGATATGCAGATCGTCTTCTCGGGTGGCCGGGGCTACCACGTCCACGTTCGCGATACGAACATCCTCGAACTCGACCGCGAGCACCGCCGTGAAATCGTCGACTACGTTCGCGGCATCGGCCTCGAGTACGAGGAACTGATTGAGACTGAAACCGTCGCCGGACTCGGGCGAAAGACGCCCACCGAGCGCCGAACATTGCAGATCGAGGGCGGCTGGGGCAAACGAACCCACGAACACTTCATGGCCTTCGTCGACGAGTTGCTCGCGATGGACGAAGACGACGCCCTCGAGCGCTTGCAGGCGTTCGACGGCATCGGCGAGGGGAAAGCCACGGCGACGCTCAATGCCGCCCGGAACAACCGCGAGGGCCTCGAGTCGGGCAACGTCACCGTCCACACGGCCGTCTCCCAACTTGCCGAACGCTTCGCACAGACGGCTGTCGAACGGGACAACGCGCCGATTGACGAGCCGGTCACGACTGATACGAACCGGCTTATCCGCCTGCCCGGCAGTCTCCACGGCGGCAGCGGCCTGAAGACGGTTCGACTCGAGCGTGACGAGATTGCGGATTTCGACCCGCTTACCGACGCAGTCCCCAAGACGTTCACAGGCCAAGAGATCGCTGTCGACGTGACTCAGGGTGGGGAGGTCGACCTCGGAGGAGATAGTTTTACAATCGCGGCGGGTGACCAGTCACTCCCAGAGTACGTTGCCGTCTTCTTGATGGCTCGTGGCAGGGCAGAAAAGGAAACAGAATGA
- a CDS encoding PQQ-dependent sugar dehydrogenase translates to MSNNDNRSVARRTVLRAAAASSLVGVAATSAAGSSQSSAALEAAGVQEGSIFAEGPTVGLEQVASGLTAPTDFVTAEEETDRRFVVDQTGQVYVLTDDGLEDEPFLDIEERMADIEEAFDERGLLGLAFHPDFEENGRFFVRYSAEGEEPEYGAPGAEVPEEVNHLERLSEFHADDDNETADPDSEEILLEVPQPQFNHNAGPIAFGPDGYLYMATGDGGGGGDDDEGHVDDWYGEIAGGNGQDTEHNLLGGILRLDVDGEDDERNYGIPDDNPLVDEEGQLDEYWSWGHRNPWGMSFENGELLAADVGQALFETINHVEAGGNYGWNVWEGTHCFDPATPEDPPEDCPDTVEGDAGPGRDGEPLLGPVIEYPQEADIGRYADEYGDAGTQGDDRDRIGVAIVGGRMYEGSEVPGLEGSYVFGDWSWNGEGGGRVFIAEPPEDWPNGEDEELVDDEDEEYEDDAEDEEYEDDEYADDEDDYENGDDYEDDEYADEDDDYENGDDEDVDRGEADDADDDGAVDDADDDYENDETDEEAMDDNGDDVDADDEMDDDVVDEESPYYPPDEVDLWSMEEVTFEGNSDVVENGLLTQLVYAFGRDHNGEVYVLTSDTSTVEGEGYVYRLVDADDEMDEPEDDVAEDEYEDEEDDPEAEDEPIDGEDEDYEDDDAMAEDDPDDDNDTNGEDPETAIA, encoded by the coding sequence ATGAGCAACAATGATAACCGATCAGTAGCAAGACGAACAGTACTTCGAGCGGCCGCAGCATCGTCGCTTGTCGGCGTCGCAGCAACGTCTGCGGCCGGCTCGAGCCAGTCCTCCGCAGCACTCGAGGCAGCGGGCGTGCAGGAGGGCTCGATTTTCGCCGAGGGGCCAACTGTCGGCCTCGAGCAAGTTGCGTCGGGACTGACCGCGCCGACTGACTTTGTAACGGCCGAGGAGGAGACTGACCGTCGATTCGTTGTCGACCAGACTGGCCAGGTTTACGTCCTCACGGACGACGGCCTCGAGGATGAGCCGTTCCTCGACATCGAAGAACGGATGGCCGACATCGAGGAAGCCTTCGACGAGCGCGGACTCCTTGGACTCGCGTTCCACCCGGATTTCGAGGAAAACGGCCGCTTCTTCGTTCGGTATAGTGCCGAGGGCGAGGAGCCTGAGTACGGCGCACCCGGTGCAGAGGTGCCGGAGGAGGTCAACCACCTCGAGCGTCTCTCGGAGTTCCACGCCGACGACGACAACGAGACGGCCGACCCCGATTCAGAGGAAATCCTCCTCGAGGTGCCACAGCCACAGTTCAACCACAACGCGGGGCCGATTGCGTTCGGGCCGGACGGCTATCTCTATATGGCAACGGGCGACGGTGGCGGTGGCGGCGACGATGATGAGGGACACGTCGACGACTGGTACGGCGAGATTGCGGGCGGCAACGGACAGGACACCGAACACAACCTGCTGGGCGGAATCTTGCGTCTCGATGTCGACGGCGAGGACGACGAGCGCAACTACGGCATTCCGGACGACAACCCGCTGGTAGATGAGGAGGGCCAGCTCGACGAATACTGGTCCTGGGGTCACCGCAACCCGTGGGGAATGTCCTTCGAGAACGGCGAACTGCTCGCGGCCGACGTCGGCCAGGCGCTGTTCGAAACCATCAACCACGTTGAGGCCGGCGGCAACTACGGCTGGAACGTCTGGGAAGGAACCCACTGCTTCGACCCCGCCACTCCGGAAGACCCACCGGAAGACTGCCCAGATACGGTCGAGGGCGATGCCGGCCCTGGCCGCGACGGCGAACCGTTACTCGGCCCCGTTATCGAGTATCCACAGGAAGCCGACATAGGTCGCTACGCCGACGAGTACGGAGATGCCGGCACGCAGGGCGATGACCGCGACCGCATCGGCGTCGCCATCGTCGGCGGGCGTATGTACGAAGGGAGTGAGGTCCCCGGCCTCGAGGGATCATACGTCTTCGGCGACTGGAGCTGGAACGGCGAAGGCGGCGGCCGCGTGTTCATCGCGGAACCGCCCGAAGACTGGCCCAACGGCGAGGACGAGGAACTGGTCGACGATGAGGATGAAGAGTACGAGGACGATGCTGAAGACGAGGAGTACGAAGACGACGAGTACGCCGATGATGAGGATGACTACGAAAACGGCGATGACTACGAAGACGACGAGTACGCCGATGAGGATGACGACTACGAAAACGGCGACGACGAAGACGTCGACCGCGGCGAAGCGGACGACGCCGACGACGATGGGGCAGTAGACGACGCCGACGACGACTACGAAAACGACGAGACGGACGAGGAGGCGATGGACGACAACGGCGACGACGTCGATGCTGACGACGAGATGGACGACGATGTCGTTGATGAGGAGAGTCCCTACTACCCACCCGACGAGGTCGATCTCTGGTCGATGGAAGAGGTCACCTTCGAGGGCAACAGCGACGTGGTCGAGAACGGGCTGCTCACGCAACTCGTCTACGCCTTCGGCCGCGACCACAACGGTGAAGTATACGTCCTTACTTCGGACACCTCCACCGTCGAGGGCGAGGGGTACGTCTACCGACTCGTCGACGCAGACGACGAGATGGATGAGCCCGAGGACGACGTTGCAGAAGACGAGTACGAAGATGAGGAAGACGACCCAGAGGCCGAGGACGAACCGATAGACGGAGAAGACGAGGACTACGAGGACGACGATGCAATGGCTGAGGACGACCCAGACGACGACAACGACACCAACGGCGAGGATCCCGAAACCGCCATCGCCTAA
- the phoU gene encoding phosphate signaling complex protein PhoU, with protein MARKSYQEKLEELREDILYMSEVVMERLRMGLDALEQKDEALAEQVMQGDGEINRMYLDLEQDCIDLLALQQPVASDLRFIAASFKIITDLERIGDLAVNLGEYTFESEQELFPDVDVQAMGDMTLEMVETAMVAYDTEDTDTCRELANRDDDIDQFAERASGIVVRDLIERELEEADEVERLLQDVSRLLLTIRDLERVGDHAVNIAARTLYMVENDDELIY; from the coding sequence ATGGCTCGGAAATCATATCAAGAAAAACTCGAGGAACTCCGAGAGGATATCCTCTACATGAGCGAGGTCGTAATGGAACGGCTTCGCATGGGGCTCGACGCACTCGAGCAGAAAGACGAAGCGCTCGCCGAACAGGTGATGCAAGGCGACGGTGAGATCAATCGGATGTATCTCGATCTCGAGCAAGACTGTATCGACTTGCTCGCGCTGCAACAGCCTGTTGCAAGCGATCTGCGATTTATCGCTGCATCGTTCAAGATCATCACTGACCTCGAGCGGATCGGCGATCTCGCGGTCAATCTCGGCGAGTATACGTTCGAGTCGGAACAGGAACTGTTTCCCGACGTCGACGTCCAGGCGATGGGCGATATGACCCTCGAGATGGTCGAAACGGCGATGGTGGCCTACGATACGGAAGATACCGACACCTGTCGTGAACTGGCCAATCGCGACGACGATATCGATCAGTTCGCTGAGCGTGCAAGCGGGATCGTCGTTCGGGACCTGATCGAGCGTGAACTGGAGGAAGCCGACGAAGTCGAACGCCTGCTCCAAGATGTCTCCCGACTGTTGTTGACGATTCGTGATCTCGAACGGGTCGGTGACCACGCGGTCAATATCGCGGCGCGGACGCTCTATATGGTCGAAAACGACGACGAACTCATCTACTAA
- a CDS encoding DoxX family protein — protein sequence MVTLIALSSLLVATSSVSAHEEYVVDEEQDVGLVEFLTEALTDPFVVGPLLGGAVATLAVLGGYLAIRPLQQDIGVFRFAMREYSDYVPWLLRISLGIPLIGAGFSGYFISPALEVDLRLLQVGLGFLLLFGFATRLVALVGLATYLVGVAIWPTLLLQLEFIGGFAALALIGSGRPSADHVLQRIAGTRGTVYRKLDPVHDWADAFQSRIDPYERLFPTVVRLGLGTTFIFLGVTQKLLQPALALAVVDRYDLTAVIPVAPELWVMGAGLAETALGIALILGFFTRASAATAITMFTLTLFALPDDPVLAHVALFGMASALLITGGGPYAIDGTLERLATDAERADATPTEATTE from the coding sequence ATCGTGACCCTCATCGCCCTCTCGAGTCTGCTCGTCGCGACATCGTCCGTAAGCGCACACGAGGAGTACGTTGTCGATGAGGAACAGGACGTCGGCCTCGTGGAGTTTCTTACCGAGGCGCTGACTGATCCGTTCGTCGTCGGGCCGCTGCTCGGCGGCGCAGTCGCGACTCTCGCCGTTCTCGGCGGCTATCTCGCCATCCGCCCGCTCCAGCAGGATATCGGCGTGTTTCGCTTTGCCATGCGAGAGTACAGTGACTACGTCCCCTGGCTGCTTCGCATCTCGCTTGGCATTCCGCTGATCGGCGCGGGCTTTAGTGGCTACTTCATCAGCCCCGCACTCGAGGTGGACCTTCGACTCTTGCAGGTCGGACTCGGCTTTCTGCTGCTCTTTGGCTTCGCGACGCGACTCGTCGCGCTGGTCGGACTTGCGACGTATCTCGTCGGCGTCGCCATCTGGCCGACGCTTTTGCTCCAACTCGAGTTCATCGGTGGATTCGCCGCACTTGCCCTCATCGGCAGCGGCCGGCCGAGCGCAGATCACGTCCTGCAACGCATCGCAGGCACGCGGGGCACGGTCTACCGGAAACTGGACCCGGTTCACGACTGGGCAGACGCATTTCAGTCCCGGATCGACCCCTACGAGCGGTTGTTCCCGACAGTCGTACGACTCGGCCTCGGTACCACGTTCATCTTCCTCGGGGTGACCCAGAAACTCCTCCAGCCAGCACTCGCACTCGCGGTTGTCGACCGATACGACCTGACTGCAGTCATCCCCGTCGCGCCGGAACTGTGGGTGATGGGGGCCGGCCTCGCCGAAACAGCACTCGGCATCGCGCTCATTCTCGGCTTTTTCACCCGCGCGAGCGCGGCGACCGCGATTACGATGTTCACGCTAACGCTCTTTGCGCTCCCTGACGACCCCGTCCTCGCTCACGTCGCGTTGTTCGGGATGGCCTCCGCGCTGTTGATTACTGGTGGCGGTCCCTACGCCATCGACGGCACACTCGAGCGCCTCGCAACTGATGCCGAGCGGGCGGATGCGACACCAACCGAGGCAACTACGGAGTAA
- the bcp gene encoding thioredoxin-dependent thiol peroxidase encodes MLEIGADAPEFELSNQHGETIRRSDFDGQRLVVYFYPRANTEGCTTEACEFDDTLAQFDAHDVAVVGISDDPVSDLESFADEYDLSFDLLSDEDGTVSAAYDSYGEKQMFGNTFDGVFRNTYVVDSDGQIDAVYENVSPDGHAAAVFEDLESK; translated from the coding sequence ATGCTCGAGATTGGCGCAGACGCACCCGAGTTCGAACTATCCAACCAGCACGGCGAGACGATTCGCCGGTCCGATTTTGACGGCCAGCGACTCGTCGTCTACTTCTATCCGCGGGCAAATACTGAGGGCTGTACCACCGAAGCCTGCGAGTTCGACGACACGCTGGCACAGTTCGACGCCCACGACGTCGCTGTCGTCGGAATCAGTGATGATCCCGTCTCGGACCTCGAGTCGTTCGCAGACGAGTACGACCTGTCGTTCGATTTGCTGTCGGACGAGGACGGTACGGTTTCGGCGGCGTATGACTCCTACGGCGAAAAACAAATGTTCGGGAACACCTTCGATGGCGTCTTTCGTAACACCTACGTCGTCGATTCCGACGGCCAGATCGACGCCGTCTACGAGAACGTCTCCCCTGACGGTCATGCAGCGGCAGTTTTCGAGGACCTCGAGTCGAAATAA
- a CDS encoding cupredoxin domain-containing protein: MTTSHAHTGTLRRTLLRAAAATGLAVGIGSATTQARLQDDADIVLEGRTTGWVGVEPDDIDGERNPTLELEAGTEYVLVWENEDGVGHNFVIEDDDGENLVETEIISGSGETQTVEFTAEEGMAEYYCAPHPQSMRGDVELGDAGEDEDEDTADDPDETVLEFAAVVEEHFEFTLEDDGWILEESDEIDADDEDLEADDENEQTDDVNPTLELEAGSAYVLTWTNDLEASEETDTDAEETDEDDAEETATDNADDDLEEQATELVLETDDGEEFLRSEALEVGETGAITFAAPPELVTYRDEETGAEGEIEVTGDEDAETETDT, translated from the coding sequence ATGACAACTTCACACGCACACACGGGCACACTTCGGCGGACACTCCTCCGAGCAGCCGCTGCAACGGGTCTCGCAGTCGGCATTGGGAGCGCAACAACACAGGCACGGCTGCAGGACGACGCAGATATCGTTCTCGAGGGGCGGACAACCGGCTGGGTTGGCGTCGAACCGGACGACATCGACGGCGAGCGAAATCCGACGCTCGAACTCGAGGCTGGCACGGAGTACGTCCTCGTCTGGGAGAACGAAGACGGCGTCGGTCACAACTTCGTGATCGAGGACGACGACGGTGAGAATCTGGTCGAGACGGAGATCATCTCCGGATCGGGCGAAACACAGACCGTCGAATTCACCGCCGAAGAGGGGATGGCAGAGTACTACTGTGCACCACATCCTCAGTCGATGCGTGGTGACGTCGAACTCGGTGACGCAGGCGAAGACGAGGACGAGGACACTGCTGACGACCCAGACGAGACCGTACTGGAATTCGCCGCTGTCGTCGAGGAACACTTCGAGTTTACGCTCGAGGACGATGGCTGGATTCTCGAGGAATCGGACGAGATAGACGCTGATGATGAGGATTTGGAGGCAGACGACGAGAACGAGCAGACAGACGACGTGAATCCAACCCTCGAACTCGAGGCAGGCAGTGCCTACGTTCTCACCTGGACGAACGACCTCGAGGCGAGCGAGGAGACGGACACCGATGCGGAGGAGACGGACGAAGACGATGCAGAGGAGACAGCGACAGACAATGCGGACGACGACCTTGAGGAGCAGGCAACCGAACTCGTCCTCGAGACGGACGACGGCGAGGAGTTCCTTCGCTCGGAGGCGCTCGAGGTGGGGGAGACAGGCGCGATTACGTTTGCTGCCCCACCTGAACTCGTGACCTACCGCGACGAGGAGACGGGTGCTGAAGGGGAAATCGAGGTTACAGGGGACGAGGACGCAGAAACGGAGACTGACACGTAG
- a CDS encoding archease: MAYELRDHTADIAVAATGDTLEAVVSAVADGLAAASCDDVPADTGERFSLTVSAESREALLFDYLDELIYLRDVRVELPVDHCVESIQHASADDNATGADEWTLEASARGVPLSAIDAREIKAVTYSEMTLERIDDGDGWSAYVVFDV, from the coding sequence ATGGCGTACGAACTCCGTGATCACACAGCAGATATCGCAGTCGCCGCAACCGGTGACACACTCGAGGCGGTCGTTTCGGCTGTCGCGGACGGGCTGGCCGCCGCGTCGTGCGATGACGTTCCGGCCGACACGGGCGAGCGCTTCTCTCTAACTGTCTCCGCAGAGAGTCGCGAGGCGCTATTGTTCGATTACCTCGACGAACTGATCTACCTGCGAGACGTGCGCGTCGAACTGCCGGTTGACCACTGCGTCGAGTCGATACAGCACGCTTCGGCGGACGACAACGCCACTGGTGCCGACGAGTGGACGCTCGAGGCCAGCGCTCGCGGCGTCCCACTGTCTGCCATCGATGCCCGCGAGATCAAGGCCGTCACCTACTCCGAAATGACACTCGAGCGCATCGATGACGGCGATGGCTGGTCCGCCTACGTTGTTTTTGACGTCTAG
- a CDS encoding universal stress protein, whose product MGNTIIIPTDGSEYAENAAEVGFDIAGKMDATIHALAVGDLNLTQISSVGGPPPKTKDDVTELAAGWATDLVELAEDAALEAEAVVRVGKPADEIATYAGEIDADMVVIGTAGRSGLERRLIGSVTNEVVQTAPVPVVTVRPDGSVDAA is encoded by the coding sequence ATGGGAAATACGATTATTATCCCGACGGATGGGAGCGAATACGCTGAAAATGCAGCTGAAGTCGGATTCGACATTGCTGGAAAGATGGACGCGACGATTCACGCACTCGCCGTCGGCGACCTAAATCTCACCCAAATTTCCTCAGTCGGCGGCCCACCGCCGAAAACGAAAGACGACGTCACCGAACTTGCCGCCGGCTGGGCGACAGACCTCGTCGAACTGGCCGAAGACGCCGCGCTCGAGGCTGAAGCAGTTGTCCGCGTCGGAAAACCAGCCGACGAAATCGCCACCTACGCGGGCGAGATCGACGCCGACATGGTCGTCATCGGAACCGCTGGCCGCAGCGGCCTCGAGCGTCGCCTTATTGGTAGTGTGACGAACGAAGTCGTTCAGACGGCTCCCGTTCCAGTTGTGACGGTTCGTCCAGACGGTTCGGTCGACGCAGCCTGA
- a CDS encoding GNAT family N-acetyltransferase, whose product MSVNIDSRVVAPGSDDFVEDAWDLKEQINRQEGVLKQRRDFFTDAYRRSTVYCYVQDSDFVGFAAVRRDGYILFLAVDPDYRGNGIGKRLVARVADDHDTITCHARTSNENALQFYEHLGFEIKRRIDNYYEDSGDAYYLKLGSDVGITDRLSDLIRR is encoded by the coding sequence GTGAGCGTCAATATCGACAGTCGCGTCGTCGCGCCGGGCAGCGACGACTTCGTCGAGGATGCCTGGGACCTCAAAGAGCAGATCAACAGGCAGGAAGGCGTCCTCAAGCAGCGACGCGACTTCTTTACCGATGCCTATCGACGCTCGACGGTATACTGTTACGTACAGGACAGCGATTTCGTCGGCTTTGCGGCCGTTCGACGCGACGGCTACATTCTCTTTCTCGCGGTCGATCCCGACTACCGTGGCAACGGAATCGGCAAACGCCTCGTTGCCCGCGTCGCCGACGACCACGATACCATCACCTGTCACGCACGCACGAGCAACGAAAACGCACTCCAGTTCTACGAACACCTCGGCTTCGAAATCAAACGCCGGATCGACAACTACTACGAGGACAGCGGCGACGCCTACTACCTGAAACTCGGCTCCGACGTCGGGATTACGGATCGACTGTCGGATCTCATCCGGCGCTAA
- a CDS encoding RNA-guided endonuclease InsQ/TnpB family protein: MAIEVTRTYVGSIQNHRQVCDGLDSLGGSASKIWNVARWTADRIWDATGEIPDEGVLKSYMKNQSCWKDLNAQSSQKVIEELSDAFQSWFDLRHKEPEANPPGYRKHGDTRPRSTVTFKADGFKHDPENNRVRLSKGKNLKEHFSDFILCEYQTRPDVDLAEVNKVQNVRAVWNGGGWELHFVCKVELETTDSADGEVAGIDLGIKNLATVAFPDEYVLYPGNSLKEDKHYFTRAEYDTEGENGPSEKSMWARRKLADRETHFYHVLTDTIITECVERGVGTLAVSWPEDVRESDWGKTGNKKLHSWAFDRIYQYLEYKGEIRGVEVLKENEWDTSKTCSRCGDDTKSNRVERGLYVCSSCELVGNADCNGAENMRQKITPSPHGEDRSNGCVAQPSTYLFDRESGTFNTREQAVS, translated from the coding sequence ATGGCGATTGAGGTCACTCGCACTTACGTTGGTTCCATCCAGAACCACCGACAGGTCTGCGATGGCCTCGATTCGCTCGGAGGCTCCGCCTCAAAAATCTGGAATGTTGCACGCTGGACAGCCGACCGTATCTGGGATGCGACCGGCGAGATCCCAGACGAAGGCGTGCTGAAATCGTACATGAAGAACCAGTCGTGCTGGAAAGACCTGAACGCACAATCCAGTCAGAAAGTCATCGAAGAACTTTCTGACGCTTTCCAGTCGTGGTTCGACCTGCGACACAAAGAACCAGAGGCGAATCCACCCGGCTACCGCAAACACGGCGACACCCGGCCACGAAGCACGGTCACATTCAAAGCAGACGGGTTCAAACACGACCCCGAAAACAACCGCGTCCGACTCTCAAAGGGGAAGAACCTCAAAGAACACTTTTCGGACTTCATCCTCTGTGAGTATCAGACCCGACCAGACGTTGACCTCGCAGAAGTCAACAAAGTGCAGAACGTTCGTGCTGTCTGGAATGGGGGCGGGTGGGAACTGCACTTCGTCTGCAAAGTCGAACTCGAAACCACCGACTCCGCAGACGGCGAAGTGGCGGGAATCGATCTCGGCATCAAAAACCTCGCCACGGTCGCATTCCCCGACGAATACGTTCTCTACCCCGGCAACTCGCTCAAAGAAGACAAGCACTACTTTACGCGAGCCGAGTACGATACTGAGGGTGAGAACGGCCCATCAGAGAAGTCAATGTGGGCACGTCGAAAACTCGCTGACCGAGAGACACACTTCTACCACGTCCTCACGGACACGATTATTACCGAGTGTGTCGAGCGCGGTGTTGGGACGCTCGCAGTGAGTTGGCCCGAAGACGTACGAGAGTCCGACTGGGGCAAGACCGGCAACAAGAAGTTGCACTCGTGGGCGTTCGACCGCATCTACCAGTACCTCGAATACAAAGGCGAGATACGTGGTGTCGAGGTGCTGAAGGAGAACGAGTGGGACACCAGTAAGACCTGTTCACGGTGTGGTGACGACACGAAGTCGAACCGTGTCGAACGCGGCCTGTACGTTTGCTCGTCGTGCGAGTTGGTCGGGAACGCGGATTGTAATGGGGCAGAGAATATGCGGCAGAAGATAACTCCGAGTCCTCACGGTGAGGATAGGAGTAACGGCTGTGTGGCACAGCCATCGACATACCTGTTCGACCGCGAGAGCGGGACGTTCAACACGAGAGAACAGGCCGTGTCGTAG
- a CDS encoding RtcB family protein, with translation MSNTFDADGITLEQVREFVWEVPQEGDMRVPARVLASEALLEEISDDKTLEQLQNTTHLPGITNHAICMPDGHQGYGFPVGGVGAMDAEDGCISPGAVGYDINCGVRMMRTNLTYEEVQGNEEELVDSLFANVPSGLGGGGIVESGIDAVEEILERGVDWALENGHAVEDDLLHCEDEGRRESADPDKVTQKAKDRGKNQIGSLGSGNHFLEVQRVTDVFDDGVGEAFGLEEDQIVVLIHCGSRGLGHQTCNDYLRKIEQQHQGLLEELPDKELAAAPAGSQLAEDYYGAMNAAINFAWVNRQLIMHRTRKVFERVFDRSWEEMEMDLLYDVAHNIAKKETHTVEGEERELYVHRKGATRAFPAGHPEVPSAYRDVGQPVIIPGSMGAGSYVLRGGENSMDLTFGSTAHGAGRLMSRTQAKNEFWGGDVQDELEEQDQIYVKAQSGATVAEEAPGVYKDVDEVVRVSDALGIGDKVARTFPVCNIKG, from the coding sequence ATGAGCAACACGTTCGACGCCGACGGCATCACGCTCGAGCAGGTGCGTGAATTCGTCTGGGAGGTTCCACAGGAGGGAGACATGCGCGTCCCCGCACGCGTCCTCGCCAGCGAAGCACTGCTCGAGGAGATTTCGGATGACAAAACGCTCGAGCAACTCCAAAATACGACCCACTTGCCGGGGATCACGAACCACGCGATCTGTATGCCAGATGGCCATCAGGGCTATGGCTTCCCCGTGGGCGGGGTCGGCGCAATGGACGCCGAGGACGGCTGCATTTCGCCGGGAGCGGTCGGCTATGACATCAATTGCGGCGTCAGAATGATGCGGACGAACCTCACGTACGAGGAGGTCCAGGGGAACGAGGAGGAACTCGTTGACTCCCTGTTTGCCAATGTTCCGTCAGGTCTCGGCGGGGGCGGCATCGTCGAGTCCGGCATTGACGCCGTCGAGGAGATTCTTGAGCGCGGCGTCGACTGGGCACTCGAGAACGGCCACGCAGTCGAAGACGATCTCTTGCACTGCGAGGACGAAGGGAGGCGAGAGAGCGCCGATCCCGACAAAGTGACCCAGAAAGCCAAAGACCGCGGGAAGAACCAGATCGGCTCGCTCGGATCGGGGAATCACTTCCTCGAGGTCCAGCGCGTCACGGACGTCTTCGACGACGGGGTAGGCGAGGCGTTCGGCCTCGAGGAAGACCAGATCGTCGTCCTCATTCACTGTGGGTCGCGCGGGCTGGGTCACCAGACGTGTAACGACTACCTGCGCAAGATCGAACAGCAACATCAGGGCCTCCTGGAGGAGTTGCCGGACAAGGAACTCGCAGCGGCTCCGGCGGGCTCCCAACTCGCAGAAGACTACTACGGGGCGATGAACGCGGCGATCAACTTCGCGTGGGTCAACCGCCAACTCATTATGCACCGCACGCGCAAGGTCTTCGAGCGCGTCTTCGACCGCTCGTGGGAGGAGATGGAGATGGACCTGTTGTACGATGTGGCTCACAATATCGCAAAGAAGGAGACACACACTGTCGAGGGCGAGGAACGTGAACTCTACGTCCACCGGAAGGGTGCCACGCGGGCGTTCCCCGCCGGTCATCCCGAGGTTCCAAGCGCCTACCGCGATGTCGGCCAGCCGGTGATCATCCCCGGCAGCATGGGCGCGGGCAGCTACGTCCTGCGTGGCGGCGAGAACTCGATGGACCTCACGTTCGGATCGACGGCCCACGGTGCTGGCCGGCTAATGAGTCGCACGCAAGCGAAAAACGAGTTCTGGGGCGGCGACGTCCAGGACGAACTCGAGGAACAGGATCAGATCTACGTCAAAGCACAGTCCGGTGCAACGGTCGCCGAGGAGGCCCCGGGCGTCTACAAAGACGTCGACGAGGTTGTCCGGGTCTCGGATGCGCTCGGCATTGGTGACAAGGTCGCGCGGACGTTCCCCGTCTGCAATATCAAGGGATAG